One Saccharopolyspora erythraea NRRL 2338 genomic region harbors:
- a CDS encoding aldo/keto reductase, translating to MKRVRLGRSRVRVSGLGFGGAVIGNLYREVAEDTALAAVDAAWEAGVRYFDTAPHYGLGLAERRLGRALADRPRDSYALSTKVGRLLVPRPDAAGQRDHAAGFDVPADHVRQWDFSADGVRRSLEESLRRLGVDRVDVVLLHDPDDHWEQAVGEAYPVLHEWRDQGVVGAIGAGMNQWPMLERFVTETDIDAVMLAGRYTLLEQSASDTMLPECLRRGVSVLAAGVFNGGLLATDAQAPDAMYDYRPASRELRAKAERMREVCRAHGVSLPQAAIAFAAGHPAVAGVVLGMRSADEVVRNAELHARPVPRQLWADLVAAGLLRPDVTARDS from the coding sequence GTGAAGCGGGTGCGGCTGGGCCGGTCGCGGGTGCGAGTGAGCGGGCTCGGCTTCGGCGGCGCGGTGATCGGCAACCTCTACCGCGAGGTCGCCGAGGACACCGCGCTGGCGGCCGTCGACGCCGCGTGGGAGGCGGGCGTCCGCTACTTCGACACCGCACCGCACTACGGGCTCGGCCTGGCCGAACGCAGGCTGGGCCGGGCGCTGGCGGACCGGCCCAGGGACTCCTACGCGCTGTCGACCAAGGTCGGGCGGTTGCTCGTCCCGCGGCCGGACGCCGCCGGGCAGCGCGACCACGCGGCGGGTTTCGACGTCCCGGCCGACCACGTCCGGCAGTGGGACTTCAGCGCCGACGGCGTGCGCCGCTCGCTGGAGGAGAGCCTGCGCAGGCTCGGCGTGGACCGGGTCGACGTGGTCCTGCTGCACGATCCCGACGACCACTGGGAACAGGCCGTCGGCGAGGCGTACCCGGTGCTGCACGAGTGGCGGGACCAGGGCGTGGTCGGTGCGATCGGCGCGGGCATGAACCAGTGGCCGATGCTGGAGCGCTTCGTCACCGAGACCGACATCGACGCCGTGATGCTCGCCGGGCGCTACACGCTGCTGGAGCAGTCCGCGTCGGACACGATGCTGCCGGAATGCCTGCGGCGCGGTGTCTCGGTGCTCGCGGCCGGGGTCTTCAACGGCGGGCTGCTCGCCACCGACGCCCAGGCACCGGACGCGATGTATGACTACCGGCCCGCGTCCCGGGAGCTGCGGGCGAAGGCCGAGCGCATGCGCGAGGTCTGCCGCGCCCACGGCGTCAGCCTCCCGCAGGCCGCCATCGCGTTCGCCGCCGGCCACCCCGCGGTGGCCGGCGTCGTGCTCGGGATGCGGTCGGCCGACGAGGTCGTGCGCAACGCCGAACTCCACGCCAGGCCCGTGCCGCGGCAGCTGTG
- a CDS encoding L-rhamnose mutarotase encodes MQRIALHTRLEPGREADYERVHAVIPPELDAALREAGVRTWRIWRDGLDLFHVVEVADYRAMRRALRDHPANVAWQERMAELLAVEDDYSGDDTGLPLVWELPS; translated from the coding sequence ATGCAGCGGATCGCCTTGCACACCAGGCTGGAACCCGGCAGGGAAGCCGACTACGAGCGGGTGCACGCGGTGATCCCGCCCGAGCTGGACGCGGCCCTGCGCGAGGCCGGTGTGCGGACCTGGCGCATCTGGCGCGACGGCCTGGACCTCTTCCACGTCGTGGAGGTCGCGGACTACCGGGCCATGCGCCGTGCGTTGCGCGACCACCCGGCCAACGTCGCGTGGCAGGAGCGGATGGCCGAGCTGCTCGCGGTCGAGGACGACTACTCCGGCGACGACACCGGCCTGCCGCTGGTCTGGGAGCTCCCGTCGTGA
- a CDS encoding SDR family NAD(P)-dependent oxidoreductase: MKDFEGLGAVVTGGGSGIGLAVARTLAQRGAAVACLDLDPSEAPGTGLRADVTDEESVNAAVAAAARQLGRIDVLVNNAGIGAQGTVETNSYDEWQRVFDVNVLGLVRATRACLPHLRRSPAAAIVNTCSIAATAGLPQRALYSASKGAVQSLTLAMAADHVGEGVRVNCVNPGTVDTPWVRRLLAAADDPEAELSALEKRQPTGRLVSAEEVAAAVAFLASPSAGATTGTVLAVDGGMHGLRLRR, encoded by the coding sequence GTGAAGGACTTCGAGGGACTCGGCGCGGTCGTGACCGGCGGCGGATCGGGCATCGGCCTGGCCGTGGCCCGGACGCTGGCGCAGCGCGGAGCGGCCGTGGCGTGCCTGGATCTGGACCCGTCGGAGGCTCCCGGTACCGGCCTGCGCGCCGACGTCACCGACGAGGAGTCGGTGAACGCCGCGGTCGCGGCGGCCGCGCGGCAGCTCGGGCGGATCGACGTCCTGGTCAACAACGCCGGGATCGGGGCGCAGGGCACCGTCGAGACCAACTCCTACGACGAGTGGCAGCGGGTCTTCGATGTCAACGTCCTCGGACTGGTGCGCGCCACCCGGGCCTGCCTGCCGCACCTGCGGCGCTCCCCGGCGGCCGCGATCGTCAACACCTGCTCCATCGCCGCGACGGCGGGGCTGCCGCAGCGCGCGCTCTACAGCGCGAGCAAGGGCGCCGTGCAGTCGCTGACGCTGGCGATGGCCGCCGACCACGTCGGCGAGGGCGTCCGGGTCAACTGCGTGAACCCCGGCACCGTCGACACCCCGTGGGTGCGCCGGTTGCTCGCCGCGGCCGACGACCCGGAGGCGGAGCTCTCGGCATTGGAGAAGAGGCAGCCGACGGGCAGGCTGGTGTCGGCGGAGGAGGTCGCCGCGGCGGTGGCCTTCCTGGCGAGCCCGTCGGCCGGGGCCACCACGGGCACCGTCCTGGCCGTCGACGGCGGGATGCACGGACTCAGGCTCCGCAGGTGA
- a CDS encoding L-fuconate dehydratase — MGAEITSLRTHDVRFPTSRDLDGSDAMNADPDYSAAYVVIGTDAGLEGHGFAFTIGRGNDVQTAAIRALEPYVVGLALDEALADLGGVWKRMVHDSQLRWLGPEKGVMHMAVSAVVNALWDLRAKREGKPVWKLLADLTPEQIVELVDFRYLTDALTPGEALEILRRAEPGRARREAELRATGYPAYTTSPGWLGYDDDKLRGLCEQAVADGFGQIKLKVGGDLDDDIRRLRIAREAVGPGVRIAVDANQRWDVGTAIDWVRALAEFDPWWVEEPTSPDDVLGHATIARAIAPVRVATGEHVQNRVVFKQMLQAGSLSYLQLDAARVAGVNENVAILLLAAKFGVPVCPHAGGVGLCELVQHLSMFDYVAVSGSKEDRVIEYVDHLHEHFADPVVVRDGHYVAPTAPGFGAAMLPRTLADHAYPDGPVWATSENGSGA; from the coding sequence ATGGGTGCGGAGATCACGAGCCTGCGGACTCACGACGTCCGCTTCCCGACCTCGCGGGACCTCGACGGCTCCGACGCCATGAACGCCGACCCCGACTACTCGGCCGCCTACGTGGTGATCGGAACCGACGCCGGGCTGGAGGGCCACGGGTTCGCCTTCACCATCGGCCGCGGCAACGACGTGCAGACCGCGGCGATCCGCGCGCTGGAGCCCTACGTCGTCGGGCTCGCGCTCGACGAGGCGCTGGCCGACCTCGGCGGGGTGTGGAAGCGGATGGTGCACGACTCCCAGCTGCGCTGGCTCGGCCCCGAGAAGGGCGTCATGCACATGGCGGTATCGGCAGTGGTCAACGCGCTGTGGGACCTGCGGGCCAAGCGCGAGGGCAAGCCGGTGTGGAAGCTGCTCGCCGACCTGACGCCGGAGCAGATCGTCGAGCTCGTCGACTTCCGCTACCTCACCGACGCGCTGACGCCGGGCGAGGCGCTGGAGATCCTGCGCCGCGCCGAGCCCGGCAGGGCGCGGCGGGAGGCCGAGCTGCGCGCCACCGGCTACCCGGCCTACACGACCTCGCCGGGCTGGCTCGGCTACGACGACGACAAGCTGCGCGGGCTGTGCGAGCAGGCGGTCGCCGACGGCTTCGGCCAGATCAAGCTGAAGGTGGGCGGCGATCTCGACGACGACATCCGCAGGCTGCGCATCGCCCGCGAGGCCGTCGGACCCGGCGTCCGGATCGCCGTCGACGCCAACCAGCGCTGGGACGTCGGCACCGCGATCGACTGGGTGCGCGCGCTGGCCGAGTTCGACCCCTGGTGGGTCGAGGAGCCGACCAGCCCGGACGACGTCCTGGGCCACGCGACCATCGCGAGGGCGATCGCCCCGGTGCGGGTCGCCACCGGTGAGCACGTGCAGAACCGGGTGGTGTTCAAGCAGATGCTGCAGGCCGGGTCGCTGTCCTACCTGCAACTGGACGCCGCCCGGGTGGCCGGGGTCAACGAGAACGTCGCGATCCTGCTGCTGGCGGCCAAGTTCGGGGTACCGGTGTGCCCGCACGCAGGCGGCGTCGGGCTGTGCGAGCTGGTGCAGCACCTGTCGATGTTCGACTACGTGGCGGTGTCGGGTTCGAAGGAGGACCGGGTGATCGAGTACGTCGACCACCTCCACGAGCACTTCGCCGACCCGGTCGTGGTCCGCGACGGCCACTACGTCGCGCCCACCGCGCCGGGTTTCGGGGCCGCCATGCTGCCGCGGACGCTGGCCGACCACGCCTACCCGGACGGACCCGTGTGGGCCACGAGTGAGAACGGGAGCGGTGCGTGA
- a CDS encoding fumarylacetoacetate hydrolase family protein encodes MRLLRVGPAGAERPAVLDAEGRIRDLSGVTGDIDGDFLAGGGVERVRGTDLGTLPELAPSTRVGPPVARPGKIVCVGLNYSDHAAETGAPEPAEPVLFMKAPNTIVGPDDEVLVPRGSVKTDWEVELAVVIGRTARYLADDEAAMACVAGYAISNDVSEREFQLERGGQWDKGKSCETFNPMGPWLVTADEIADPQRLGLRLRVNGETRQDGDTANMIFGVAEIVRYLSGFMVLEPGDVINTGTPAGVAMGMPEPKPYLRAGDVVELEIDGLGSQRQKVGQA; translated from the coding sequence GTGAGACTGCTGCGCGTGGGGCCCGCCGGAGCCGAGCGGCCGGCCGTGCTGGATGCCGAAGGCCGGATCCGGGACCTGTCCGGGGTCACCGGCGACATCGACGGCGACTTCCTGGCCGGTGGCGGTGTCGAGCGGGTCCGCGGAACCGACCTGGGCACCCTGCCGGAGCTCGCCCCCTCGACGAGGGTCGGACCGCCGGTGGCGCGGCCGGGCAAGATCGTGTGCGTCGGGCTGAACTACTCCGACCACGCCGCCGAGACCGGCGCCCCCGAACCGGCCGAACCGGTGCTGTTCATGAAGGCGCCCAACACCATCGTCGGGCCCGACGACGAGGTCCTGGTGCCGCGAGGCAGCGTGAAGACCGACTGGGAGGTCGAGCTCGCGGTCGTGATCGGCCGCACGGCGCGCTACCTCGCCGACGACGAAGCCGCGATGGCCTGCGTGGCGGGCTACGCGATCTCCAACGACGTCTCGGAACGGGAGTTCCAGCTCGAACGCGGCGGCCAGTGGGACAAGGGCAAGTCCTGCGAGACGTTCAACCCCATGGGGCCCTGGTTGGTCACAGCCGACGAGATCGCCGACCCGCAGCGGCTCGGTCTGCGGTTGCGGGTCAACGGGGAAACCCGCCAGGACGGCGACACCGCGAACATGATCTTCGGTGTGGCCGAGATCGTCCGCTACCTCAGCGGGTTCATGGTGCTGGAGCCCGGCGACGTGATCAACACCGGCACCCCGGCCGGTGTCGCGATGGGGATGCCCGAGCCCAAGCCTTACCTGCGGGCGGGCGACGTCGTGGAGCTGGAGATCGACGGGCTCGGCAGCCAGCGCCAGAAGGTGGGGCAGGCCTGA
- a CDS encoding sugar porter family MFS transporter, protein MSDVRAAGRSRVDGPGAEPTGERLPAFVYVVAVLGGMSGILYGYDVGSMSGALPLISEDFGLGAGGQGLVTSMLLFGALPAIVGATIAARRFDRRHLLIVCGASFVLGSVGCALAPSAAVLMVFRFVLGLACGIANQFGLIYLSELAPKRIRGLLTGTYQLAVNIGILLAYVIGSVFAGSGLWQWILGLGTVPALVFLAGMVISPASPRWLLARGRRDEAVRVLERVRPGRRQAEREADEIERSLRQQTAGFAELFGAYRPAIALTLVLTFFQVFTGINSVVYYAPIIFADVTGGSSSAGTIANYGVGIALVVSTAIALPLIERLGRVPLLATSLAAQVPPTVLLAFFPDHTWLAIGCVFLYTFAFGIGLGPVFWLLCPEVLPLRVRALGMGVITFTQYLLNAASSLVFPSVLEVVGTWVFLVFAGLSAVASWYVRTRVPETGGRSLEEIEDHWRTREAPGAPTR, encoded by the coding sequence GTGTCCGATGTCCGAGCCGCCGGACGGAGCCGCGTGGACGGTCCCGGCGCCGAGCCGACCGGGGAGCGGCTACCCGCCTTCGTCTACGTCGTGGCGGTGCTCGGGGGTATGTCGGGCATCCTCTACGGCTACGACGTCGGGTCGATGTCGGGCGCGCTGCCGCTGATCAGCGAGGACTTCGGGCTCGGCGCGGGCGGGCAGGGTCTGGTCACCAGCATGCTGCTGTTCGGCGCGCTGCCCGCGATCGTCGGCGCGACCATCGCGGCGCGGCGCTTCGACCGGCGCCACCTGCTGATCGTGTGCGGGGCGTCGTTCGTGCTCGGCTCGGTCGGGTGCGCGCTCGCGCCGAGCGCCGCCGTGCTGATGGTGTTCCGGTTCGTGCTCGGGCTGGCGTGCGGCATCGCCAACCAGTTCGGCCTGATCTACCTCAGCGAGCTGGCGCCGAAGCGGATCCGCGGCCTGCTGACCGGTACCTACCAGCTCGCCGTCAACATCGGCATCCTGCTGGCCTACGTCATCGGGTCGGTGTTCGCCGGCAGCGGGCTGTGGCAGTGGATCCTGGGCCTGGGCACGGTGCCCGCTCTGGTCTTCCTGGCCGGGATGGTCATTTCGCCTGCGAGCCCGCGCTGGCTGCTGGCCCGGGGCAGGCGCGACGAAGCGGTCCGGGTGTTGGAACGGGTCCGGCCCGGTCGGCGCCAGGCCGAGCGGGAGGCCGACGAGATCGAGCGCAGCCTCCGGCAGCAGACTGCGGGGTTCGCCGAGCTGTTCGGGGCCTACCGGCCGGCGATAGCGCTGACGCTGGTGCTGACGTTCTTCCAGGTCTTCACCGGGATCAACTCGGTGGTCTACTACGCGCCGATCATCTTCGCCGACGTCACCGGCGGGTCCAGCTCTGCGGGCACGATAGCCAACTACGGCGTCGGCATCGCGCTGGTGGTCTCCACCGCGATCGCGCTGCCGCTGATCGAACGCCTCGGCCGCGTCCCGCTGCTGGCCACGAGCCTGGCCGCGCAGGTGCCGCCGACGGTGCTGCTCGCGTTCTTCCCGGACCACACCTGGCTGGCGATCGGGTGCGTGTTCCTCTACACCTTCGCCTTCGGTATCGGGCTGGGGCCGGTGTTCTGGCTGCTGTGCCCCGAGGTGCTGCCGCTGCGCGTGCGCGCGCTGGGGATGGGCGTCATCACCTTCACCCAGTACCTGCTCAACGCCGCCTCCTCCCTGGTGTTCCCGTCGGTGCTGGAGGTCGTGGGGACCTGGGTGTTCCTGGTGTTCGCCGGGCTCTCGGCGGTGGCGTCCTGGTACGTGCGGACGCGGGTGCCGGAGACCGGGGGCAGGTCGCTGGAGGAGATCGAGGACCACTGGCGAACCCGGGAGGCACCGGGTGCACCGACCCGTTGA
- a CDS encoding pirin family protein, with amino-acid sequence MSNVERDPAETVCGGVATAAEPEVELLEPREVPLGGPRAMTVGRTLPNRNRRMVGAWCFADFYGPVGIAGQAGMQVPPHPHIGLQTVSWLLDGEVLHRDSLGSRALVRPGELNLMTAGSGISHSEESPAEHSPVLHGVQLWVALSGDQRAVGAHFEQHVDLPVLSAAGGAATVLMGRLDGAVSPAKTYTPLLGAEVAVGGADFLLPLEPNFEHAVLALRDGLTVDGRPVATGTMLYLGRGRRDISFGGPSTALLLGGTPFEEQIVMWWNFVGRDHDEIARARLDWEAAREAADPGSRFGAVLGYDGPPLAAPALPNVALRPRGRRR; translated from the coding sequence GTGAGCAACGTGGAGCGGGATCCCGCCGAAACCGTGTGCGGCGGGGTCGCCACCGCGGCCGAACCGGAAGTCGAACTCCTCGAACCGCGCGAGGTCCCGCTCGGCGGACCCCGCGCGATGACCGTGGGCCGCACGTTGCCCAACCGGAACCGGCGCATGGTGGGCGCCTGGTGCTTCGCCGACTTCTACGGCCCCGTCGGCATCGCGGGCCAGGCGGGCATGCAGGTGCCGCCGCACCCGCACATCGGCCTGCAGACGGTGAGCTGGCTGCTGGACGGTGAGGTCCTGCACCGCGACAGCCTCGGCAGCCGTGCGCTGGTGCGGCCCGGCGAGCTGAACCTGATGACGGCGGGCAGCGGCATCTCGCACTCGGAGGAGTCGCCCGCCGAGCACTCGCCGGTGCTGCACGGCGTGCAGCTCTGGGTCGCCCTGTCCGGAGACCAGCGCGCGGTCGGCGCGCACTTCGAGCAGCACGTGGACCTGCCCGTGCTGAGCGCCGCGGGCGGTGCGGCCACCGTCCTCATGGGACGGTTGGACGGCGCGGTCTCGCCTGCGAAGACCTACACCCCGCTGCTCGGCGCCGAGGTGGCCGTCGGCGGGGCCGACTTCTTGCTGCCGCTGGAACCGAACTTCGAGCACGCGGTCCTCGCGCTGCGCGACGGGCTCACCGTCGACGGACGTCCGGTGGCCACCGGCACCATGCTCTACCTCGGCCGGGGACGACGGGACATCTCCTTCGGCGGACCGTCCACCGCGCTGCTGCTCGGCGGGACGCCGTTCGAGGAGCAGATCGTGATGTGGTGGAACTTCGTCGGCCGCGACCACGACGAGATCGCGCGGGCGCGGCTGGACTGGGAGGCGGCGCGCGAAGCGGCCGATCCGGGGAGCCGCTTCGGAGCGGTGCTCGGGTACGACGGGCCGCCGCTGGCCGCCCCGGCGCTGCCCAACGTCGCCCTGCGTCCACGCGGCCGCCGTCGCTGA
- a CDS encoding GNAT family N-acetyltransferase, with product MAETVDNPGDARFEIRGDGETAGFVDYRLRGSTISLLHTEVGDRFEGQGLGSRLVRAVLDSARERGLEVLPHCPFVRSWIARHPEYLELVPEDRRAEFDL from the coding sequence GTGGCAGAAACCGTCGACAACCCCGGCGACGCCCGGTTCGAGATCCGCGGCGACGGCGAGACGGCCGGTTTCGTCGACTACCGGCTGCGGGGCAGCACGATCTCGTTGCTGCACACCGAGGTCGGGGACCGCTTCGAAGGCCAGGGGCTGGGCAGCCGGCTCGTCCGGGCGGTGCTGGACAGCGCACGCGAACGCGGGCTCGAGGTGCTCCCCCACTGCCCGTTCGTGCGTTCCTGGATCGCCCGCCACCCGGAGTACCTGGAGCTGGTTCCGGAGGACCGGCGAGCGGAGTTCGACCTGTGA
- the fahA gene encoding fumarylacetoacetase: MTLQSWVPVPAGSHFPVQNLPYGVFEPSGGGAARVGVAIGEHVLDLAAALGDEVFARPSLNAFMAQGRERWHEVRARVVELLTVEANRPEVEPALHRAADVRLLLPFEVADYVDFYSSEHHAANIGRMFRPDSEPLTPNWKHLPIGYHGRAGTVVVSGTPVVRPSGQRKPPQADAPSFGPSQRLDIEAEVGFVVGTGSELGTSVGVADFAEHVFGVCLVNDWSARDIQAWEYVPLGPFLGKSFATSVSPWVVPLEALEDARVAPPERAPEPLPYLRDGEQDWGLDLAMEVRLNGHLVSRPPFASMYWTPAQQLAHMTVNGASLRTGDFYASGTVSGPEPEQRGSLIELSWGGREPIELPGGGTRSFLEDGDEISISATAPGAEGTTIGFGEVVGRILPG; the protein is encoded by the coding sequence GTGACGTTGCAGAGTTGGGTTCCGGTGCCGGCAGGCTCGCACTTCCCGGTGCAGAACCTGCCGTACGGGGTGTTCGAGCCGTCCGGCGGCGGCGCCGCGCGGGTCGGCGTCGCCATCGGCGAGCACGTCCTCGACCTGGCGGCCGCGCTCGGCGACGAGGTGTTCGCGCGGCCGAGCCTCAACGCCTTCATGGCACAGGGGCGCGAGCGCTGGCACGAGGTGCGGGCCCGGGTCGTCGAACTGCTCACCGTCGAGGCGAACCGGCCCGAGGTCGAGCCCGCGCTGCACCGCGCCGCGGACGTGCGGCTGCTGCTGCCGTTCGAGGTCGCCGACTACGTCGACTTCTACTCCTCGGAACACCACGCAGCCAACATCGGCCGGATGTTCCGCCCGGACTCCGAACCGCTGACCCCGAACTGGAAGCACCTGCCGATCGGCTACCACGGCCGGGCGGGCACCGTGGTGGTGTCGGGCACCCCGGTCGTGCGGCCCAGCGGTCAGCGCAAGCCCCCGCAGGCCGACGCGCCGAGCTTCGGTCCGTCGCAGCGGCTGGACATCGAGGCCGAGGTGGGCTTCGTCGTCGGCACCGGCTCGGAGCTGGGCACGTCGGTCGGCGTGGCCGACTTCGCCGAGCACGTGTTCGGGGTGTGCCTGGTCAACGACTGGTCGGCCCGCGACATCCAGGCGTGGGAGTACGTGCCGCTCGGGCCGTTCCTGGGCAAGTCGTTCGCGACGTCGGTCTCGCCGTGGGTCGTGCCGCTGGAGGCGCTGGAGGACGCGAGGGTGGCGCCGCCGGAACGCGCACCGGAGCCGCTGCCCTACCTGCGCGACGGCGAGCAGGACTGGGGGCTGGACCTGGCGATGGAGGTCCGGCTCAACGGCCACCTCGTCTCCCGGCCGCCGTTCGCCTCCATGTACTGGACCCCGGCGCAGCAGCTCGCGCACATGACGGTCAACGGCGCGTCGCTGCGCACCGGCGACTTCTACGCCTCGGGCACCGTCAGCGGCCCCGAACCCGAGCAGCGCGGTTCGCTGATCGAGCTGAGCTGGGGCGGGCGGGAGCCGATCGAGCTGCCCGGCGGCGGCACCCGGTCGTTCCTGGAGGACGGTGACGAGATCAGCATCAGCGCCACCGCGCCGGGCGCGGAGGGCACCACGATCGGTTTCGGCGAGGTCGTCGGCCGCATCCTGCCGGGCTGA
- a CDS encoding homogentisate 1,2-dioxygenase — MAYYRCVGDVPPKRHTQHRTPDGGLYFEELMGEEGFSADSSLLYHRAIPSAIADATEWELPDLSTRPNHPLKPRHLKLHELFPGESWKAADVVTGRRLVLGNADVRISYAAAGEASPLYRNAVGDECVYVESGEAVVETVFGALTAKQGDYVLLPRATTHRWVPQGGEPLRTYCIEANSHITPARRYLSKFGQLLEHAPYCERDLHGPAEPLLAEGTDVEVLVKHRGGGGSVVGTRYVYPEHPFDVVGWDGCLYPYTFNISDFEPITGRVHQPPPVHQVFEGNNFVVCNFVPRKVDYHPLSIPVPYYHSNVDSDEIMFYCGGDYEARKGSGIGQGSVSVHPGGHSHGPQPGAYERSIGVEFFDELAVMVDTFRPLELGEGGLAADDQRYAWTWSGRGPA; from the coding sequence ATGGCTTACTACCGCTGTGTGGGCGATGTGCCGCCGAAGCGGCACACCCAGCACCGCACTCCCGACGGTGGCCTCTACTTCGAGGAGCTGATGGGCGAGGAGGGTTTCTCGGCGGACTCGTCGCTGCTGTACCACCGGGCGATCCCGTCGGCGATCGCCGACGCCACCGAGTGGGAGCTGCCGGACCTGTCGACCCGGCCCAACCACCCGCTCAAGCCGCGGCACCTGAAGCTGCACGAGCTGTTCCCGGGCGAGTCGTGGAAGGCCGCCGACGTGGTGACCGGCAGGCGGCTGGTCCTGGGCAACGCCGACGTCCGCATCTCCTACGCCGCCGCGGGGGAGGCCTCGCCGCTGTACCGCAACGCGGTCGGCGACGAGTGCGTCTACGTCGAGTCGGGTGAGGCGGTCGTGGAGACCGTTTTCGGGGCGCTGACGGCGAAGCAGGGCGACTACGTGCTGCTGCCGCGCGCGACGACGCACCGGTGGGTCCCGCAGGGCGGGGAACCGCTGCGCACCTACTGCATCGAGGCCAACAGCCACATCACCCCGGCCCGGCGCTACCTGTCGAAGTTCGGCCAGCTTCTGGAGCACGCGCCGTACTGCGAACGGGACCTGCACGGGCCTGCCGAGCCGCTGCTGGCCGAAGGGACCGACGTCGAGGTCCTGGTCAAGCACCGGGGCGGCGGCGGTTCCGTCGTCGGCACCCGCTACGTCTACCCGGAGCACCCGTTCGACGTCGTCGGCTGGGACGGCTGCTTGTACCCCTACACCTTCAACATCTCCGACTTCGAGCCCATCACCGGCCGCGTGCACCAGCCGCCGCCGGTGCACCAGGTCTTCGAGGGCAACAACTTCGTGGTGTGCAACTTCGTGCCCCGCAAGGTGGACTACCACCCGCTGTCGATCCCGGTCCCGTACTACCACTCCAACGTGGACAGCGACGAGATCATGTTCTACTGCGGTGGCGACTACGAGGCGCGCAAGGGCTCCGGCATCGGCCAGGGCTCGGTGTCGGTGCACCCCGGCGGCCACTCGCACGGTCCGCAGCCCGGTGCCTACGAACGCAGCATCGGCGTCGAGTTCTTCGACGAGCTGGCGGTCATGGTCGACACGTTCCGGCCGCTGGAGCTGGGCGAGGGCGGGCTGGCCGCCGACGACCAGCGCTACGCCTGGACCTGGTCGGGGAGGGGGCCGGCGTGA
- a CDS encoding MFS transporter, translated as MTAPTEPARAPRREFGKIVAAGLAGTTIEFYDFFLYGSAAALVFNKVFFPAGDPVTGVLLALVTYAVGFLARPVGGVLFGHLGDRLGRRRTLALSLTLMGGATVAIGLVPSYETIGVAAPVLLTVLRLVQGVALGGEWGGAILLVTEHADARRRGFWASWPQTGGPLGNLLATGVLALLGLAVTDQAFVEWGWRLPFVVSAVLVLAGLWLRRAVQESPLFAELRASGAAEHGKAPIGVVLRQHRREVVLATMANVGEKTTYYVFSIFLLSYLAEQLHLPKGVGLTAVAVGSVFQVAAMLAGGALSDRFGRRGLNIALAVLIAVWGFVGLPMVDGGSPATITLVVVVGLTLHGLMTGAQVAFFTELFPSAVRYTGASLGYQLATVLGGSLAPIIGVGLMKRFGSTLPVGVFLAVAELCTVIAFLRAGETGHRRLSDIGAPVETSGQRT; from the coding sequence GTGACCGCACCGACCGAGCCCGCTCGGGCACCCCGCCGGGAGTTCGGCAAGATCGTGGCCGCCGGCCTGGCGGGCACGACGATCGAGTTCTACGACTTCTTCCTCTACGGCTCGGCCGCCGCGCTGGTGTTCAACAAGGTCTTCTTCCCGGCCGGGGACCCGGTCACCGGGGTGCTGCTGGCACTGGTCACCTACGCCGTCGGCTTCCTGGCGCGCCCGGTCGGCGGGGTCCTCTTCGGACACCTCGGCGACCGGCTGGGGCGGCGCAGGACGCTGGCGCTGAGCCTGACGCTGATGGGCGGGGCGACGGTGGCCATCGGCCTCGTGCCCTCCTACGAGACGATCGGCGTGGCCGCACCGGTCCTGCTCACGGTCCTGCGGCTGGTGCAGGGCGTGGCGCTGGGCGGCGAGTGGGGCGGGGCGATCCTGCTGGTGACCGAGCACGCCGACGCCCGCCGCCGCGGGTTCTGGGCGAGCTGGCCGCAGACCGGCGGTCCGCTGGGCAACCTGCTGGCCACGGGTGTGCTGGCGCTGCTGGGACTGGCCGTCACCGACCAGGCGTTCGTCGAGTGGGGCTGGCGGCTGCCGTTCGTGGTCTCGGCCGTGCTGGTCCTGGCGGGGCTGTGGCTGCGGCGCGCGGTGCAGGAGTCGCCGCTGTTCGCCGAGCTGCGCGCGTCCGGTGCCGCCGAGCACGGCAAGGCCCCGATCGGCGTCGTGCTGCGCCAACACCGGCGCGAGGTCGTGCTCGCGACCATGGCCAACGTCGGGGAGAAGACGACCTACTACGTCTTCAGCATCTTCCTGCTCTCCTACCTCGCCGAGCAGCTGCACCTGCCCAAGGGCGTGGGCCTCACCGCGGTCGCCGTCGGCTCGGTGTTCCAGGTCGCCGCGATGCTCGCCGGTGGCGCGCTTTCCGACCGCTTCGGCCGCCGGGGGCTCAACATCGCGCTCGCGGTGCTCATCGCGGTCTGGGGCTTCGTAGGGCTGCCCATGGTCGACGGCGGCAGCCCGGCGACCATCACGCTGGTCGTCGTCGTGGGGCTGACCCTGCACGGGCTGATGACGGGCGCGCAGGTCGCGTTCTTCACCGAGCTGTTCCCCAGCGCGGTGCGCTACACCGGCGCCTCGCTGGGCTACCAGCTCGCCACCGTGCTCGGCGGGTCGCTCGCGCCCATCATCGGGGTGGGCCTGATGAAGCGCTTCGGTTCGACGCTGCCCGTCGGCGTGTTCCTCGCGGTGGCCGAGCTGTGCACCGTGATCGCCTTCCTGCGGGCGGGCGAGACCGGGCACCGGCGGCTGAGCGACATCGGCGCGCCGGTCGAGACGTCCGGGCAGCGCACCTGA